The following are encoded together in the Brassica napus cultivar Da-Ae chromosome A9, Da-Ae, whole genome shotgun sequence genome:
- the LOC106441853 gene encoding uncharacterized protein LOC106441853 codes for MKDRGKRTATERRNDDASFYYSTPSDLSCRKHPSVSAVGICPYCLNDRLVNLVCSECGEQRLFSCSCSDVSPNPTSNFAGNVVRISSFIDEEATKQRKTTEKSRKTEEVVVFKRSSSSCVEISKRKHHRFSNIGRFFRKINLINERALDYNDDGKKQSVLRSRSLCSFRGGNGCFIGSEEDMSSYSGARSSFSAARSLSVNGGLGVFDTMTEHRKSNFSESEPLRRSCFEGRKSNFSETEYTRRENNYPQRSNYEAAASKSDSSAMSFTRRVLSVKDGEEEEPGFIEIKFDSSGQVVNDGVLEHGGGGSCRLTTKDREVSRSRRSFKGWKWLFGHHHQRDSSS; via the coding sequence ATGAAAGACAGAGGAAAGAGAACAGCAACGGAGCGAAGAAACGACGACGCTTCATTCTATTACAGCACACCCTCCGACCTCTCTTGCCGGAAGCATCCATCTGTTTCCGCTGTCGGAATCTGTCCGTACTGTCTCAACGACCGTTTAGTTAACCTCGTATGCTCCGAATGCGGCGAACAGAGACTCTTTTCTTGCTCATGTTCCGACGTCTCTCCTAATCCGACCTCAAACTTCGCCGGAAACGTCGTCCGGATCTCTTCTTTCATCGACGAAGAGGCGACGAAACAGAGGAAGACGACGGAGAAGAGTCGAAAAACAGAGGAAGTTGTGGTGTTCAAGAGGAGTAGTAGCAGTTGCGTTGAGATTAGTAAGAGGAAGCATCATAGGTTCTCAAATATCGGAAggttcttcaggaagattaatCTCATAAATGAGAGAGCTTTGGATTACAACGACGATGGTAAGAAACAGAGTGTTTTGAGATCAAGATCTCTGTGTAGTTTCCGAGGAGGAAACGGGTGCTTTATCGGGTCGGAAGAAGACATGTCGTCTTATTCCGGTGCAAGGAGCTCTTTCTCCGCCGCGAGAAGCTTGAGCGTCAATGGCGGGTTAGGGGTTTTCGATACGATGACAGAGCATCGGAAGAGCAACTTCAGTGAATCAGAGCCGCTGCGACGAAGCTGTTTCGAGGGGAGGAAGAGTAACTTCAGTGAAACAGAGTATACTCGGAGGGAGAATAATTATCCACAGAGGAGCAACTACGAAGCAGCAGCAAGTAAGAGTGATTCGTCGGCGATGAGTTTCACGAGAAGGGTTTTATcggtgaaagatggtgaagaagaagagcctGGTTTTATCGAGATTAAATTCGATTCCTCTGGACAAGTTGTAAACGACGGCGTTTTGGAACACGGAGGAGGAGGGTCTTGCCGGTTAACCACGAAGGATCGAGAGGTGAGTAGGAGTCGAAGGAGCTTCAAAGGATGGAAATGGTTATTCGGACATCATCATCAAAGAGATTCATCATCATGA
- the LOC106443550 gene encoding probable calcium-binding protein CML16, whose product MASAKPTDQIKQLKDIFTRFDMDGDGSLTQLELAALLRSLGIKPRGDQISLLLNQIDRNGNGSVEFDELVVAILPDLNEEVLINQEQLMEVFRSFDRDGNGQITAAELAGSMAKMGHPLTYRELTEMMTEADSNGDGVISFNEFAHIMAKSAADFLGLTAA is encoded by the coding sequence ATGGCGTCCGCGAAACCAACCGATCAGATCAAACAGCTCAAAGACATCTTCACTCGCTTCGACATGGACGGCGACGGAAGCCTCACACAGCTCGAGCTCGCCGCTCTCCTCCGTTCCCTCGGCATCAAACCCCGCGGCGATCAAATCTCTCTCCTCCTCAACCAAATCGACCGTAACGGTAACGGCTCCGTCGAGTTCGACGAGCTCGTCGTCGCGATTCTCCCCGACCTCAACGAGGAGGTGCTCATTAACCAGGAGCAGCTCATGGAGGTTTTCCGTTCGTTCGATCGTGACGGTAACGGTCAAATCACGGCGGCGGAGCTTGCGGGGTCGATGGCTAAAATGGGACATCCGTTGACTTATCGCGAGTTGACGGAGATGATGACGGAGGCTGATTCTAACGGTGACGGTGTTATTAGTTTTAATGAGTTTGCGCATATCATGGCTAAATCCGCCGCTGATTTTCTTGGATTAACTGCTGCTTAA